In Sardina pilchardus chromosome 8, fSarPil1.1, whole genome shotgun sequence, the genomic window CTgtaagtaaaagtcctaccacatatctatGACAAGCATTTACTTAAACCAAAGTCCTTTCAGGGAAGTCCCTCCACCCGGTGGCCATATTGCAACACTTTTTGGGCACATATCGGGCACTCAGGCATAGTTAGGCAGAAATGTTTGTGCGCAAGGCTTCATGACACCGACCTTGCTCCAGCCTCGAGATCACCACACATGATTGGTGTAATGTACTCACATGTCAACTTTTTTGCTGTGGAAGGGGCGggatatgtgtagacaactgcGATATTGGAGTTACAAATTTCCTTGCTTTTTCTATGGAGGATTTTTACCCCTCATTAGAAAGTCTATACCTTTAGCTTTTACTTCCTGAAGCGGAACTTTTTCACCTCtgcaaaaaaagtgtgttcTGCTTTCTGCAATCAGTGTGGACCGACAGGAAACAAATAAAGGGAAGCAGGGGCCTGTACAGTAGAGAACCATGTCTGATTTCCTACGTTTTGGGGGTGTACTTCTATACTTGATACACTGTATATAATATGTAGTCATATATGCTTTAAACTGTTTTGATTTGACACCTATTTTTATTTCAAGGGCACTCCTATGTAAAATCATGGCGTGGAGTGACTGTGGATCTAGGGGTGACGACCTTTACATAAAGGTCAGGAGAAGGCCATGAAGCTCCATTGACATTTGAGGCACACTTGAAGTGGTTAGTGCCACCCTCAAGTCTGCCGTGTAaaatcttttttatttattattatttttctctaaATGAGAAATTCATGAGAAATGTTGCAAAGTTCAATTGGTATTTTGTTGGAATGTGTATACCCACACCAATTCATTTAATCTAGAATATCTGATCTAGTTTTGCAGTGTTTTAATGGAGAGAGATGATATGATTTTCacacaatactgtatatatttttcttttagTATATAAACATAAGCTTTTTTTCAATAGTCTTTAGCTTCCATGTTTTCAGATCAaattcattcacaaaaattGGACCCAGTGAGTTTGATAATGCTGCCTCTCTCTTAGACATGGTACTACCCAGATACCCAAGCGGTAGCACTCACCCTGTCTAAAGCACACTCTGGTAATGTCTTGTTGGTGGGCACTGGCTGTGCTACCCCTGTTACCTGATCCCCCCTCATGCTCGACCAACAAATATAACCCTTGGCCTTTATTCGCATGCTAGAACTGGGACCAGCTCGCTTCCTCTTGCCTTCCCTGACTCACTGTCACCCagagaccctcacacacacgttttccCCCGCAACACGGCTTACCCCTTCTTGTGCTGACCAACGGCAGGATGACGGATCAGTCTATGTTCGACACGGACGTATGGACCCTAACCCGGTTTGTTATGGAGACGGGCCGGAAGGCCAAGGGCTCGACCGGCGAGCTCACCCAGCTGATCAACTCCATGCTGACGGCCATCAAAGCCATCTCGTGCGCGGTGAGGAAGGCGGGTCTGGTTCACCTGTAAGTCCTGCTGGCTGACCTGGGGTCAGATAGTGTGCAAGTGTCAGAAGGAGTGGGCAAgtacaggagagagagttgTGGCAGAGAACTTACAAGTCTATATTTGCAAGCACACTCCTTTTGCATGTAATGTAGACTTGCTCATACACTTGCTTTTACATGCTGTACAAGATAGAGACTCAGTTTAGtgccatttgaaaaaaaaaactgttagtTGTACATTTCAATCAACTTTCTTGGTGCCTTGACCTGCAAGAGTTGTAGAGGTTGGGTGTGCTCTCATTTAATGTCTTTGATGCTCAACCACAAAACAGTTTAAGGCTTTGTACTCAACCTAACCAGCAACTATATCATCAATGACTGTAAAAGAATGACACATCACTTTATCTTGTTCAAATAATGCATGACAAACATAACCGCAGCAGTGTTACCCCATGTGGGTGTGGTGTTTTTTAATTGTTAGTAGCCTGTGGTATCTAACATCAACTGAATGTAGAAATGTGATCCCAAGGTCAAGTTGAAGAGGTCACAGTCTATATTTTGAGTTAGCTATTGCTACGCTAAGATGTATGGAATAGCTAAACAAAAGCATACATAACTGTCATGGACAATAAGAGCCCAGAGGGAATGCTTGTCTGCACTCAGGCAATGCAACATGATGGAGATTCTAGTGGTCATCATCACTGGCACTGTTGTTTGGTAAATGCTTGCCACGTCGTGTCTCTCGCCCTCACCGTGTCTCCGCGCAGGCAAGGCATCGCTGGCAAGACCAACGTGACGGGCGACGAGGTGAAGAAGCTGGACGTCCTGTCCAACGACCTGGTGGTCAACATGCTCCAGTCGTCATACAGCACCTGCCTGATGGTCTCTGAGGAGAACAAAGACGCCATTGTCGTTCCAGCAGACAAGCGAGTAGGTTTAAGCCTGCATGACCAAATGTAGGCCCAGTATTGCATCGGATTGTGTATaggcctgtgtgagtgtctgaatGTGAGCTCTAAATGAATGAGTACATGTGATCAGTCCTGGGAGAATACATGAACAAGTCTTGGAACTGTTAGCAATGTaagttgggttttttttgtgtgtgtttgttttgttttgatgttgttttatttttgttgtttgtttatgttgtggTACCGTTCTAACTATAAACCCTTCACAGGGTAAATATGTGGTCTGCTTTGACCCGCTGGACGGCTCTTCCAACATTGACTGCCTGGCATCCATTGGCACCATTTTTGCCATCTACAAAAGGGTGAGTGTGCTGTCCACACAATTGTATACACATAATTAGACCTACAAACATGTTATGTACGCACTGTTGAATTATGGGAACTGTATGGGAACTGTTTCCGACTAGCAGTGTTGGTTGTTATGGGAACAGCTGCTGGGtctggggtttgtgtgtgtgtgtgtgtgtgtgtgtgtgtgtgtgtttataagtgtgAGTGGCATAGACTAGTAAAAGTAGAAAGGTATGATAATTCCATGTGTCTCCATTTCTTTCTTACTGAACTGCAATACACACATCTGTATAGTATCACTGTTTAAGACACATTTCACCTTGTACTAATGGTAGGtactcacatatactgtaatcacACATAGAACAAAAATCACCACCATTAAAACAATGGCCCACACTTGAATATAGTGAAAGTAATATTTGCCGTTGTTGTGCTATTGTCTCACACAGATTGACGAGGTAGATCCTGCTATCCAGCAAACCATCAGCCAAATCCAGACTACTGGATAAGCGCTATTGTATCATAGGATATGGTGGATGATGAATATGTTTTTCTCATTTCCAAAGTTTGAAATCTAACTTGAGATATTTCTAAGGAAGACTAAACTCACAATAAGtttaaatgttaacattgaatATGTTGGCAATGGCCACATATAACCTTGGTAGTGTAACATCAAAGCCAGATTTGGAAATGATGAATATGAATGAATGCCAAGATTTTAGTGTAGAGATTTAGTCTACAGACCTGGGGTCAGGTTCTGAAAACTGTTAGAAATGCATCTCTGTATGTCATAGAGTGGGATGGAATCAGAAGGATATTCTATGATACGAGATCAGTGACTTACACAGGTAACTTAGGGAGTTACCTTTGATCTCTCAAAACAGTATGTAATTTAAGAAGCAATATGTGCAGTAGGAGTTCTTCTGGAGATCAGCAATCATTCTTAAAGTTATGAGGATAGGCCACTAACCTCGGTTTGTAGTATACCCCTCTGATTCGCAATTAACTAAAGGTTGCAGTAACGTTTACTGACACTAGATGGCGATATTACTTTAACAATTGCTTGGTCATTATGATCCTCAGCACAATGGCTAAACAGTcccagaaagttgcatagggtctctttaacaatTGACATGAAATGCATATAATACACTATTTTAACATCTATGGGTTTATTTTTCCTCTGGATCGTACCTCCAGACTTCAGAAGGGGAACCCAATGACCAGGATGCCTTACAGCCTGGCAACCAGATAGTGTGTGCTGGCTACGCTCTCTATGGCAGTGCCACTCTAGTCGCCCTGAGCACTGGGGCAGGAGTCAACTTCTTCATGCTGGACCCGGTAAGTGTACTTTGCACGTATCATCTTGCCCATATGGTGAAATCAAGGCATTGACATTCCTTGATCACGCCATTTTATGGCATATCAATCATTTACAGTTTACGTAGGTCAGAATAACTTGGAGCAATCTGCAATAACAAACCTGGGTCATAATGGTGGTGTTTGCAgctgtaaagcaattaaaagcCGTAGGGTGACATACATTTTGAGGCATACGGGAAAACTAGGTCTACCAGGATATAGCTTTCCTATGACATTGTAAGACAACCAGAAGCCACATCCTGGTTCATCGGGGCCCTCTGAATAGGGCTGACACAGATATTGGGAATGGACCCAATGGATTTGCAGGCCCAGAATTATTTCGCTGGTATCagtgggttg contains:
- the fbp2 gene encoding fructose-1,6-bisphosphatase isozyme 2; protein product: MTDQSMFDTDVWTLTRFVMETGRKAKGSTGELTQLINSMLTAIKAISCAVRKAGLVHLQGIAGKTNVTGDEVKKLDVLSNDLVVNMLQSSYSTCLMVSEENKDAIVVPADKRGKYVVCFDPLDGSSNIDCLASIGTIFAIYKRTSEGEPNDQDALQPGNQIVCAGYALYGSATLVALSTGAGVNFFMLDPAVGEFVLTERNVKIKKKGKIYSLNEGYAKYFDPAINEYIKAKKYPEDGGAPYGARYVGSMVSDVHRTIAYGGIFMYPANEKSPKGKLRLLYECNPIAFLIEQAGGKATTGTQRVLDVKPEALHQRVPFIVGSPDDVDEFLAFVKKHQK